A DNA window from Anoplolepis gracilipes chromosome 13, ASM4749672v1, whole genome shotgun sequence contains the following coding sequences:
- the Amph gene encoding myc box-dependent-interacting protein 1 isoform X4: protein MAESKGALIAKTVQKHAGRAKEKFLQNLGKVDRTADDIFDEHLQNFTRQQNSANRLQKEFNNYIRCVRAVQAASKTLMDSLNEIYESQWTGHDLLYVQAQNLDMLWQDFTHKLADQVLVPLNTYQSQFPEMRKKVDKRGRKLVDYDSQRHNFQSLQCNPKKRDELKVSRGKELLEEAKRTYEQLNSELHDELPALYDSRVLFLVTNLQTLFAAEQVFHTESSKVYSELEAIVDKLANESQRGSYTLKKNTEPQSPKSPNANSSLIINTQPAQNNISEGRSMTNGADSVILEAEYENATNFSAGATTDNLPPGVLYRVKATYKYNREDVDELSFDVGEIIRVVEYDDPEEQEEGWLMGIKEGTNEKGMFPANFTKPL from the exons TTTCTTCAAAATCTAGGCAAGGTCGATCGAACTGCAGACGATATATTTGACGAGCATCTGCAGAACTTCACGAGGCAGCAGAACTCTGCCAACAGACTGCAAAAGGAGTTTAACAATTACATCAGATGTGTTCGAG cgGTTCAAGCTGCCTCGAAGACGCTTATGGACTCGTTGAATGAAATTTACGAGAGCCAGTGGACTGGACACGACCTGTTGTACGTGCAGGCACAAAATCTTGACATGCTATGGCAAGATTTCACTCACAAGCTCGCGGACCAGGTTCTTGTACCACTCAACACATATCAGAGTCAATTCCCGGAGATGAGG AAAAAGGTCGACAAACGCGGGCGTAAGCTGGTAGATTACGACAGTCAAAGACACAACTTCCAATCTCTGCAGTGCAATCCAAAGAAGAGGGACGAGCTCAAAGTGTCCCGAGGGAAGGAACTACTTGAGGAGGCAAAACGTACATATGAGCAGCTGAATTCTGAACTGCACGACGAACTGCCGGCGTTATACGACTCGCGCGTTCTTTTCCTCGTCACTAATCTGCAGACGCTCTTTGCCGCGGAGCAAGTGTTTCACACTGAAAGTTCCAAG GTATATTCGGAATTAGAAGCGATCGTCGATAAATTGGCTAATGAAAGTCAGCGAGGATCTTACACGCTTAAGAAGAACACGGAACCGCAATCGCCGAAATCGCCTAACGCAAATTCGTC CCTAATAATCAACACGCAACCAGCGCAGAACAATATCTCAGAAG GCAGGTCCATGACTAATGGGGCGGACTCGGTCATTCTAGAGGCGGAATATGAAAATGCTACCAATTTCTCTGCAGGGGCGACCACCGACAATCTGCCACCGGGTGTTTTGTACAGGGTTAAAGccacttataaatataatcgcgAGGACGTGGATGAACTGTCGTTCGACGTCGGTGAGATCATTCGCGTCGTGGAATATGATGATCCCGAAGAACag gaAGAAGGTTGGTTAATGGGTATCAAAGAAGGCACCAACGAGAAGGGTATGTTCCCAGCGAATTTCACGAAACCGCTGTGA
- the Amph gene encoding myc box-dependent-interacting protein 1 isoform X5: MDSLNEIYESQWTGHDLLYVQAQNLDMLWQDFTHKLADQVLVPLNTYQSQFPEMRKKVDKRGRKLVDYDSQRHNFQSLQCNPKKRDELKVSRGKELLEEAKRTYEQLNSELHDELPALYDSRVLFLVTNLQTLFAAEQVFHTESSKVYSELEAIVDKLANESQRGSYTLKKNTEPQSPKSPNANSSLIINTQPAQNNISEALNDTAPAARDTSPTTQINGNANSNANSNANSNDNSLNNQDASPQSAVAPSKQVEELYDIPVGRSMTNGADSVILEAEYENATNFSAGATTDNLPPGVLYRVKATYKYNREDVDELSFDVGEIIRVVEYDDPEEQEEGWLMGIKEGTNEKGMFPANFTKPL, from the exons ATGGACTCGTTGAATGAAATTTACGAGAGCCAGTGGACTGGACACGACCTGTTGTACGTGCAGGCACAAAATCTTGACATGCTATGGCAAGATTTCACTCACAAGCTCGCGGACCAGGTTCTTGTACCACTCAACACATATCAGAGTCAATTCCCGGAGATGAGG AAAAAGGTCGACAAACGCGGGCGTAAGCTGGTAGATTACGACAGTCAAAGACACAACTTCCAATCTCTGCAGTGCAATCCAAAGAAGAGGGACGAGCTCAAAGTGTCCCGAGGGAAGGAACTACTTGAGGAGGCAAAACGTACATATGAGCAGCTGAATTCTGAACTGCACGACGAACTGCCGGCGTTATACGACTCGCGCGTTCTTTTCCTCGTCACTAATCTGCAGACGCTCTTTGCCGCGGAGCAAGTGTTTCACACTGAAAGTTCCAAG GTATATTCGGAATTAGAAGCGATCGTCGATAAATTGGCTAATGAAAGTCAGCGAGGATCTTACACGCTTAAGAAGAACACGGAACCGCAATCGCCGAAATCGCCTAACGCAAATTCGTC CCTAATAATCAACACGCAACCAGCGCAGAACAATATCTCAGAAG CTTTGAATGATACCGCGCCCGCTGCCAGAGATACATCGCCAACTACCCAGATAAATGGCAATGCTAACAGCAACGCTAACAGCAATGCTAACAGCAATGATAATTCTCTCAATAACCAGGATGCGTCACCGCAGAGCGCAGTCGCGCCTTCCAAACAGGTCGAGGAGCTATATGATATTCCAGTTG GCAGGTCCATGACTAATGGGGCGGACTCGGTCATTCTAGAGGCGGAATATGAAAATGCTACCAATTTCTCTGCAGGGGCGACCACCGACAATCTGCCACCGGGTGTTTTGTACAGGGTTAAAGccacttataaatataatcgcgAGGACGTGGATGAACTGTCGTTCGACGTCGGTGAGATCATTCGCGTCGTGGAATATGATGATCCCGAAGAACag gaAGAAGGTTGGTTAATGGGTATCAAAGAAGGCACCAACGAGAAGGGTATGTTCCCAGCGAATTTCACGAAACCGCTGTGA
- the Amph gene encoding myc box-dependent-interacting protein 1 isoform X6, translating into MAESKGALIAKTVQKHAGRAKEKFLQNLGKVDRTADDIFDEHLQNFTRQQNSANRLQKEFNNYIRCVRAVQAASKTLMDSLNEIYESQWTGHDLLYVQAQNLDMLWQDFTHKLADQVLVPLNTYQSQFPEMRKKVDKRGRKLVDYDSQRHNFQSLQCNPKKRDELKVSRGKELLEEAKRTYEQLNSELHDELPALYDSRVLFLVTNLQTLFAAEQVFHTESSKVYSELEAIVDKLANESQRGSYTLKKNTEPQSPKSPNANSSLIINTQPAQNNISEGATTDNLPPGVLYRVKATYKYNREDVDELSFDVGEIIRVVEYDDPEEQEEGWLMGIKEGTNEKGMFPANFTKPL; encoded by the exons TTTCTTCAAAATCTAGGCAAGGTCGATCGAACTGCAGACGATATATTTGACGAGCATCTGCAGAACTTCACGAGGCAGCAGAACTCTGCCAACAGACTGCAAAAGGAGTTTAACAATTACATCAGATGTGTTCGAG cgGTTCAAGCTGCCTCGAAGACGCTTATGGACTCGTTGAATGAAATTTACGAGAGCCAGTGGACTGGACACGACCTGTTGTACGTGCAGGCACAAAATCTTGACATGCTATGGCAAGATTTCACTCACAAGCTCGCGGACCAGGTTCTTGTACCACTCAACACATATCAGAGTCAATTCCCGGAGATGAGG AAAAAGGTCGACAAACGCGGGCGTAAGCTGGTAGATTACGACAGTCAAAGACACAACTTCCAATCTCTGCAGTGCAATCCAAAGAAGAGGGACGAGCTCAAAGTGTCCCGAGGGAAGGAACTACTTGAGGAGGCAAAACGTACATATGAGCAGCTGAATTCTGAACTGCACGACGAACTGCCGGCGTTATACGACTCGCGCGTTCTTTTCCTCGTCACTAATCTGCAGACGCTCTTTGCCGCGGAGCAAGTGTTTCACACTGAAAGTTCCAAG GTATATTCGGAATTAGAAGCGATCGTCGATAAATTGGCTAATGAAAGTCAGCGAGGATCTTACACGCTTAAGAAGAACACGGAACCGCAATCGCCGAAATCGCCTAACGCAAATTCGTC CCTAATAATCAACACGCAACCAGCGCAGAACAATATCTCAGAAG GGGCGACCACCGACAATCTGCCACCGGGTGTTTTGTACAGGGTTAAAGccacttataaatataatcgcgAGGACGTGGATGAACTGTCGTTCGACGTCGGTGAGATCATTCGCGTCGTGGAATATGATGATCCCGAAGAACag gaAGAAGGTTGGTTAATGGGTATCAAAGAAGGCACCAACGAGAAGGGTATGTTCCCAGCGAATTTCACGAAACCGCTGTGA
- the LOC140672350 gene encoding uncharacterized protein, whose product MDDKHATLMQHLSLISNVFETVVQYMQSLQVSYLAAKRVFDMSHALLVCHSSSSVNYTDNDFISYHEQIESEKKKKMSNLQELMECCSKSIIFPKDMGALLDDYRDRRKDFVLASANFKNLLENSKLSVSQMKKLQWQHDTILKDFQQSRLLLDKELPKIINLRLEALQQFFHKIAELFGDMNYNMQAANLLELISMNLRQIDSEKIMFHEQETSKEICQKCKVNHVDKK is encoded by the exons ATGGATGATAAACACGCGACCTTGATGCAGCATCTGAGCTTAATCAGCAATGTATTTGAAACTGTTGTTCAATATATGCAGTCCTTACAAGTATCGTACCTCGCAGCGAAAAGAGTGTTCGATATGAGTCATGCCTTGCTCGTATGCCATTCCTCTTCAAGTGTAAACTACACGGACAACGATTTCATATCGTATCACGAACAG ATCGAGtccgagaagaaaaagaaaatgtcgaATTTGCAAGAATTGATGGAATGTTGTTccaaaagtattatttttcctAAAGATATGGGCGCGCTATTGGACGATTACAGGGACAGAAGGAAAGACTTTGTTTTAGCGTCTGCGAATTTTAAGAATCTATTGGAAAATTCGAAACTGTCTGTGTCGCAGATGAAAAAACTACAATGGCAGCATGATACGATTTTGAAGGATTTTCAACAAAGCAGATTGCTCTTAGATAAAGAATTACcgaagataataaattt ACGATTGGAAGCTCTTCAGCAATTCTTTCACAAGATCGCGGAATTATTTGGTGACATGAACTATAACATGCAAGCTGCAAATTTGCtcgaattaatttcaatgaatttGCGTCAAATAGATTCAg AAAAAATCATGTTTCACGAGCAAGAAACAAGTAAAGAAATATGCcaaaaatgtaaagtaaatCACgtggataaaaaataa
- the Amph gene encoding myc box-dependent-interacting protein 1 isoform X1, with translation MAESKGALIAKTVQKHAGRAKEKFLQNLGKVDRTADDIFDEHLQNFTRQQNSANRLQKEFNNYIRCVRAVQAASKTLMDSLNEIYESQWTGHDLLYVQAQNLDMLWQDFTHKLADQVLVPLNTYQSQFPEMRKKVDKRGRKLVDYDSQRHNFQSLQCNPKKRDELKVSRGKELLEEAKRTYEQLNSELHDELPALYDSRVLFLVTNLQTLFAAEQVFHTESSKVYSELEAIVDKLANESQRGSYTLKKNTEPQSPKSPNANSSLIINTQPAQNNISEALNDTAPAARDTSPTTQINGNANSNANSNANSNDNSLNNQDASPQSAVAPSKQVEELYDIPVGRSMTNGADSVILEAEYENATNFSAGATTDNLPPGVLYRVKATYKYNREDVDELSFDVGEIIRVVEYDDPEEQEEGWLMGIKEGTNEKGMFPANFTKPL, from the exons TTTCTTCAAAATCTAGGCAAGGTCGATCGAACTGCAGACGATATATTTGACGAGCATCTGCAGAACTTCACGAGGCAGCAGAACTCTGCCAACAGACTGCAAAAGGAGTTTAACAATTACATCAGATGTGTTCGAG cgGTTCAAGCTGCCTCGAAGACGCTTATGGACTCGTTGAATGAAATTTACGAGAGCCAGTGGACTGGACACGACCTGTTGTACGTGCAGGCACAAAATCTTGACATGCTATGGCAAGATTTCACTCACAAGCTCGCGGACCAGGTTCTTGTACCACTCAACACATATCAGAGTCAATTCCCGGAGATGAGG AAAAAGGTCGACAAACGCGGGCGTAAGCTGGTAGATTACGACAGTCAAAGACACAACTTCCAATCTCTGCAGTGCAATCCAAAGAAGAGGGACGAGCTCAAAGTGTCCCGAGGGAAGGAACTACTTGAGGAGGCAAAACGTACATATGAGCAGCTGAATTCTGAACTGCACGACGAACTGCCGGCGTTATACGACTCGCGCGTTCTTTTCCTCGTCACTAATCTGCAGACGCTCTTTGCCGCGGAGCAAGTGTTTCACACTGAAAGTTCCAAG GTATATTCGGAATTAGAAGCGATCGTCGATAAATTGGCTAATGAAAGTCAGCGAGGATCTTACACGCTTAAGAAGAACACGGAACCGCAATCGCCGAAATCGCCTAACGCAAATTCGTC CCTAATAATCAACACGCAACCAGCGCAGAACAATATCTCAGAAG CTTTGAATGATACCGCGCCCGCTGCCAGAGATACATCGCCAACTACCCAGATAAATGGCAATGCTAACAGCAACGCTAACAGCAATGCTAACAGCAATGATAATTCTCTCAATAACCAGGATGCGTCACCGCAGAGCGCAGTCGCGCCTTCCAAACAGGTCGAGGAGCTATATGATATTCCAGTTG GCAGGTCCATGACTAATGGGGCGGACTCGGTCATTCTAGAGGCGGAATATGAAAATGCTACCAATTTCTCTGCAGGGGCGACCACCGACAATCTGCCACCGGGTGTTTTGTACAGGGTTAAAGccacttataaatataatcgcgAGGACGTGGATGAACTGTCGTTCGACGTCGGTGAGATCATTCGCGTCGTGGAATATGATGATCCCGAAGAACag gaAGAAGGTTGGTTAATGGGTATCAAAGAAGGCACCAACGAGAAGGGTATGTTCCCAGCGAATTTCACGAAACCGCTGTGA
- the Amph gene encoding myc box-dependent-interacting protein 1 isoform X2 has protein sequence MAESKGALIAKTVQKHAGRAKEKFLQNLGKVDRTADDIFDEHLQNFTRQQNSANRLQKEFNNYIRCVRAVQAASKTLMDSLNEIYESQWTGHDLLYVQAQNLDMLWQDFTHKLADQVLVPLNTYQSQFPEMRKKVDKRGRKLVDYDSQRHNFQSLQCNPKKRDELKVSRGKELLEEAKRTYEQLNSELHDELPALYDSRVLFLVTNLQTLFAAEQVFHTESSKVYSELEAIVDKLANESQRGSYTLKKNTEPQSPKSPNANSSLIINTQPAQNNISEALNDTAPAARDTSPTTQINGNANSNANSNANSNDNSLNNQDASPQSAVAPSKQVEELYDIPVEAEYENATNFSAGATTDNLPPGVLYRVKATYKYNREDVDELSFDVGEIIRVVEYDDPEEQEEGWLMGIKEGTNEKGMFPANFTKPL, from the exons TTTCTTCAAAATCTAGGCAAGGTCGATCGAACTGCAGACGATATATTTGACGAGCATCTGCAGAACTTCACGAGGCAGCAGAACTCTGCCAACAGACTGCAAAAGGAGTTTAACAATTACATCAGATGTGTTCGAG cgGTTCAAGCTGCCTCGAAGACGCTTATGGACTCGTTGAATGAAATTTACGAGAGCCAGTGGACTGGACACGACCTGTTGTACGTGCAGGCACAAAATCTTGACATGCTATGGCAAGATTTCACTCACAAGCTCGCGGACCAGGTTCTTGTACCACTCAACACATATCAGAGTCAATTCCCGGAGATGAGG AAAAAGGTCGACAAACGCGGGCGTAAGCTGGTAGATTACGACAGTCAAAGACACAACTTCCAATCTCTGCAGTGCAATCCAAAGAAGAGGGACGAGCTCAAAGTGTCCCGAGGGAAGGAACTACTTGAGGAGGCAAAACGTACATATGAGCAGCTGAATTCTGAACTGCACGACGAACTGCCGGCGTTATACGACTCGCGCGTTCTTTTCCTCGTCACTAATCTGCAGACGCTCTTTGCCGCGGAGCAAGTGTTTCACACTGAAAGTTCCAAG GTATATTCGGAATTAGAAGCGATCGTCGATAAATTGGCTAATGAAAGTCAGCGAGGATCTTACACGCTTAAGAAGAACACGGAACCGCAATCGCCGAAATCGCCTAACGCAAATTCGTC CCTAATAATCAACACGCAACCAGCGCAGAACAATATCTCAGAAG CTTTGAATGATACCGCGCCCGCTGCCAGAGATACATCGCCAACTACCCAGATAAATGGCAATGCTAACAGCAACGCTAACAGCAATGCTAACAGCAATGATAATTCTCTCAATAACCAGGATGCGTCACCGCAGAGCGCAGTCGCGCCTTCCAAACAGGTCGAGGAGCTATATGATATTCCAGTTG AGGCGGAATATGAAAATGCTACCAATTTCTCTGCAGGGGCGACCACCGACAATCTGCCACCGGGTGTTTTGTACAGGGTTAAAGccacttataaatataatcgcgAGGACGTGGATGAACTGTCGTTCGACGTCGGTGAGATCATTCGCGTCGTGGAATATGATGATCCCGAAGAACag gaAGAAGGTTGGTTAATGGGTATCAAAGAAGGCACCAACGAGAAGGGTATGTTCCCAGCGAATTTCACGAAACCGCTGTGA
- the Amph gene encoding myc box-dependent-interacting protein 1 isoform X3, whose product MAESKGALIAKTVQKHAGRAKEKFLQNLGKVDRTADDIFDEHLQNFTRQQNSANRLQKEFNNYIRCVRAVQAASKTLMDSLNEIYESQWTGHDLLYVQAQNLDMLWQDFTHKLADQVLVPLNTYQSQFPEMRKKVDKRGRKLVDYDSQRHNFQSLQCNPKKRDELKVSRGKELLEEAKRTYEQLNSELHDELPALYDSRVLFLVTNLQTLFAAEQVFHTESSKVYSELEAIVDKLANESQRGSYTLKKNTEPQSPKSPNANSSLIINTQPAQNNISEALNDTAPAARDTSPTTQINGNANSNANSNANSNDNSLNNQDASPQSAVAPSKQVEELYDIPVGATTDNLPPGVLYRVKATYKYNREDVDELSFDVGEIIRVVEYDDPEEQEEGWLMGIKEGTNEKGMFPANFTKPL is encoded by the exons TTTCTTCAAAATCTAGGCAAGGTCGATCGAACTGCAGACGATATATTTGACGAGCATCTGCAGAACTTCACGAGGCAGCAGAACTCTGCCAACAGACTGCAAAAGGAGTTTAACAATTACATCAGATGTGTTCGAG cgGTTCAAGCTGCCTCGAAGACGCTTATGGACTCGTTGAATGAAATTTACGAGAGCCAGTGGACTGGACACGACCTGTTGTACGTGCAGGCACAAAATCTTGACATGCTATGGCAAGATTTCACTCACAAGCTCGCGGACCAGGTTCTTGTACCACTCAACACATATCAGAGTCAATTCCCGGAGATGAGG AAAAAGGTCGACAAACGCGGGCGTAAGCTGGTAGATTACGACAGTCAAAGACACAACTTCCAATCTCTGCAGTGCAATCCAAAGAAGAGGGACGAGCTCAAAGTGTCCCGAGGGAAGGAACTACTTGAGGAGGCAAAACGTACATATGAGCAGCTGAATTCTGAACTGCACGACGAACTGCCGGCGTTATACGACTCGCGCGTTCTTTTCCTCGTCACTAATCTGCAGACGCTCTTTGCCGCGGAGCAAGTGTTTCACACTGAAAGTTCCAAG GTATATTCGGAATTAGAAGCGATCGTCGATAAATTGGCTAATGAAAGTCAGCGAGGATCTTACACGCTTAAGAAGAACACGGAACCGCAATCGCCGAAATCGCCTAACGCAAATTCGTC CCTAATAATCAACACGCAACCAGCGCAGAACAATATCTCAGAAG CTTTGAATGATACCGCGCCCGCTGCCAGAGATACATCGCCAACTACCCAGATAAATGGCAATGCTAACAGCAACGCTAACAGCAATGCTAACAGCAATGATAATTCTCTCAATAACCAGGATGCGTCACCGCAGAGCGCAGTCGCGCCTTCCAAACAGGTCGAGGAGCTATATGATATTCCAGTTG GGGCGACCACCGACAATCTGCCACCGGGTGTTTTGTACAGGGTTAAAGccacttataaatataatcgcgAGGACGTGGATGAACTGTCGTTCGACGTCGGTGAGATCATTCGCGTCGTGGAATATGATGATCCCGAAGAACag gaAGAAGGTTGGTTAATGGGTATCAAAGAAGGCACCAACGAGAAGGGTATGTTCCCAGCGAATTTCACGAAACCGCTGTGA